The following DNA comes from Synergistaceae bacterium.
CGTTCTTATAGCGTCGCCGTAGTTATTGCCGCCGATTCTGGGAATATAACGCACGTTTTCAAATTCTGCGCAGATTTCAGGAGTTGAATCTTTCGGAGTCTCTGTGTCGACTATAATAATTTCTAACTCAAATATAAATTTTTTGAGTATATTATTAATCTTAGGCAGTAAAATTTTTAAGTTCTCGCCCTCTTCATAGCAAGGCATCATAATAGAAAGCTCAATCATATAAGAGCCTCCGCCCATTTGAGCATTTTATCAATTCCATTGTCAGCAGTAATTTTAGGAGCCCAGCCTATAGCATTATGAATCTTGCTGATATCAGCAACAAAAATTTTTTGATCGCTTATTCTCGGCGGGAGTTGTGTATATTGTAATTCTACATCAAGTTTTGACTCAAGAATTGCGAATAACTCAAGCAGTGAAAGAGATTGCTTCATAGTTCCGCCGATATTAAATACTTGACCTGAAATTTTCTCGGAATTCTCCAGCGCAGTGTAATAAAGATTTATCATGTCTTCAGCGTGTAAAATGTCTCTGACTTGTTTGCCGTTGCCTGAAATCGTAAAAGGTTCTGAGTCAGGATTCTTTTTCCGTTCGAGAGCCTTTGCGCAAAACCATCCGACCCAGCCTTGATCATAAGTCGCGAATTGTCTGCCTCCGTACATTGAAGAGTGCCTGAATATTATTGTCTTTGTCCCGAAAATTCTATGATAATCGAGCATATATTGATCCGCAGCACCTTCTGAGCAGCCATATGGAGATCTGAAATCAAGCGGCACAGATTCATTAAAGCCGTCCGGGAATTCTTGGCAAATATAGCGCGTTTCATTCTCGTAATAATTATATTGCTCTAAATCGCCGTAAACTTTATTAGTTGACGAGAAAATCATAACAGTATCAGGACTGTAAAGCCTTATGGAGTCAAGTACGTTCAGAGTTCCCAGCGTGTTGACCTGAAAATCTTTATACGGATCAGAAATTGAAGTAGTCATTGCGACCTGCCCGGCCAAGTGAAATATTGCGTCAAATTTTCCGGACTTAATGACTCGTTCTACATCGTTGCGGTTTCTTGTATCACCGTGAATAAATGTAAAATTGCCCGGTTTAGATTTCAGCCATTCGAGATTACTTGCTGACCCGTAGCGCGATAAATTATCAAGGACTGTGATATTATAGCCCCGTTCAAGACCTGCAGAGGCCAAATTACTCCCTAGAAAACCGCAGCCCCCGTTAATTAAAATTTTCATTCAATAAAATATGCCTACTGTCATTAACTATCAAAATTTATGCGTTCTTCCTCGATTACAAGCGGGCGATTCATGAGTCTGTGATTTATGCTGATTACGCACTCGCCTATTAGTCCGAGAAAGATTAACACAACAGCACCCAGAAAGAACATGCCTATTAATATCGGCGCGACTCCTGCGTTAAAAGTGTCCCACCAGATTAATTTTGACACGAGATAAAATATTCCGATTAAGAGACTCGCAAAACCTGTTAAGAATCCCATAAAAGTAGCCGCCCTGAGTCCCATTTTCGTATAGGCTGTAAATCCCTTCATTGCGACATTATAAAGCGTGAAAAAATTATGATGGCTCTTCCCTGCTCGTCTCTTTGGCTGGGTATATTTGATGATTTTAATTTTATAGCCGAGTTCCGCAACTATACCGCGCAAAAATGGAGCTGAATCCTTCAAATCCCGTAAAACTTGAATAAATGACCTATCATAGAGTCCGAATCCCGTGAAGTGTTCTATTTGTTGAATATCAGAAAAATTTTTCATGAATTTATAATAACATGATCTCAAGAAATACATTAATTTATTCTCTTTGCTGTGAGATTTCTGCATGACGATAATTTTATTGCCTTCTTCCCATGATTTTACCATTTCGGGAATTAGCTCGACAGGATCTTGAAAGTCGCAGGCGCATAATATAACACAATCTCCGCTAGTTTGCATTAAAGCATGATAGGGAGAATTCAAATCACCGAAATTTTTTGCGTTGAAGATAGCTTTTATTTTATGATTGTCCGAGCAGATTTGCCGCAAAAGTCCACGAGTCCCGTCCGTAGAATTATTATCTATAAATATTATCTCGTAATCGTAATTATTAAGCTGACTTGTTAAAATATTTGTAACGGCCCCGCTCATAGGGACAACATTTTCAAACTCGTTATAACATGGAATAACGACACTAATTTTTTTCATGCGCTGCGATTGCTCCTATCTAAATTTATTCTAATAAAATATTTGTATATTCTCTTATTTCGTTGATAAGGTCAAGTATTTTGTTAAATATTTATGCTTCATATAAAAATAGACCCGGATTTTACTCCGAGTCCGCGAAAAATTTTATTTATTTTACTCTTCGTCCATTCCGTCCTGATAGAATTCACCGAATAGAGCTTGTAATGACGGCATATCTTCAAGAATAGGACGAGCTACCCACGTTGTATTCATATAGTGTTTTAACGTGATATTTTCGCTTACGATATTTCCGCCCCATGTCCCGCAGCCCATTGAGTTAGTAGGAGGCATTCCGTTTGTTGCGCTTCCTGCATTGCCGCGATTGTTAGGCTGGCGAATCATACAGCGTGATACTGGCGCGCACATTCCGAGACGGTGAATATGATCATCATCAAACGAGTAAAGCCCGCAAGAATGTCCCTTACCGCCTGCCTTGTCAAAAATTTCCTGCATAATGTCAAGTGCTGTCTGGAACTCTCCGCCGTATTTGAATAGCGTTAATAGAGTCGTTAATTTCTCGGTCGAGAAGAAATGTTCTTTGCCGATACATTTTTTAATATCGTCTGCGTTATTAATCGTAAAGCCCTCTTTCTGGCCGTTATTGGGAACTGCTATAAATTTACGGTCAGCAGGAATCGTGAAGCCGGCTTTTTCCGCAAGTGCCTGCGCAGATATAGCTACAGTGTCAGGGAGTCTGTGTCCTGTCTCGTCCCACATAACTTTTTTAATGGCTTCGGCCTGTTCCCACGTGGGAATATATGCGCCCTCTTTGATTAAGCCCTCGACAAAATTGTCATAGACTGACTCATGAACGATTAAATTTCCGTCGCACGAACACCCTGAGCCGAAATCTGAACACTTTGATATTCTTGTATTCATTGCTGCTTCATAAGCGCGTTCCTTGGTGTCTGCTGTATTGTCTACTATGACCGTAGAATTTCCTGCGCCTGATCCATAAGCCGGAACTCCTGAAGAATAAGCAGATCTTACCATCGGGCGGCCTCCTGTTGCTATTACCATGTCGACCATCTTCATTAATTCCTGAGTAAGAGTAATGCTCGGCTCTTCAATTGCTTGAATAATATCAGCTGGTGCGCCTTCACGTTCGAGAACTCCGCGAATAATATTTACTGTCTTGCAAGTAACTTTTTTCGCTCTGGGATGAGGTGAGCAGATAAGGACATCACGGGCTTTGACGGCGTAAATTGCTTGGCCTGCAGGAGTTACGCAGGGATTTGTAGTCGGTACAAGAGTCGCAATGACTCCGACGGGCTTAGCATATTTCACGAGACCTTTTTCAGGATTTGACTCGATTATGCCTACACTTTTTTGACGTAAACAATCACGCAGGATTAATTTTAACTTGTTGCGCTTATTACGTTTTGTAACTTTATCGCCGAGTCTAGTCTCGTCAACTGCCTCGTCGCAAATCGGCCCCCATACTTTGAGCGGATATAATGCTGCACAAATTGCCCGGCAAAGATGATCGACTCGTTCCTGATCATAAGTTGCGATTACTGCTGCGGCTGCCTTTGCTTTCTTGACCATTTCTTCAAGCATTGCTATTTCTTCGGGTGTTACTTCATGATGTGCCATTTCTAAAAAATTTCTCCCTTCTTAAGAATGAAATAATTATATATATATTACTTTGTTATGTGCGATTTTGCATGACTGGGCGGAATATATTTTCCGTCTGAGTCCTTCTTTACGAGCTTGCCATTCTTGACTAAATCATTAGGCGTGTAAATATCGTTAATGTTCCAGCATCCGGGAGTCGGGACTGCGATATTTTCCATAATTGCTTCGACTAAGAACGGGCGGCCGGCTTTGTTAGCTTCAACGGCTTTTGCGAGTGCGGGGGCGAGTTCGTCAGCTGAATTAACGCGGATTGATTCGACTCCGTAACCTTTAGCGACTTCTGCCCAGTTTGGCGAATAGACTTCACCATTTGGAGTCTGGAAAGTTGTCCCGAATTTAGTATGATAATTTGCGTTCTCAAGTCCTGCTATAGTTCCGAATGCGCAATTATTCATAACAAGCCATGTGCAGGCGATTCCCTGTTCTACTGCTGTAGCCATACAAGTGGGATTTACGCCAAATCCGCCGTCGCCGATTAAAGCAAGACAAATTTTATCAGGAGCCGCAATTTTGCCGCCTAATACTGCACTCGCCCCGAATCCCATAGTTGCGAGTCCTGACGAATGATGAACAGTTCCGGGGATTGTAATGTCATACTGCTGGGCGACTCCGTTTTTATTCCAGCCTACATCGGTGAAAATTAACGCGTCCTCAGGTAATGCGGCCTTCAAGTCTTTAAGGATTCTCTGCGGAGTCATAGGGAATCGACTATCATTCGAGATTGCAACGTTTGAGGCTTTGAATTCTTCTTTTGCCTTTGCTATTTTCTCTCTGAGTCCTTCTCGTTTGATTCCATTCGGGCAAATTTTCTTTGCTTCGTCTAATATTTGTGCGAGTGCTAATTTCAAATCTGCTACTGCTCCAATTTCAACGGGGTAATTTCTGCCGATTTCCGACGGGTCTATATCTATCTGCAAAAATTTAGTAACTGACGGATCAAATGTAACTCCCTGATACCAGCTTGAGGAGTCGGCCTCCGCAAAACGTGTACCGAGCGCAAGAATTACATCAGCATTTAACGTGAATTCATGAGTATGAGCAAGTCCCCAGAATCCCGTCTGACCTATCATTAATGGGTGTAAATCACTGACACAGCCATGACCCATTAAAGTCCGTGAAATGGGAATATCAAGAAATTCTGCGAGTGCTGCCAGTTCATTAGATGCCTGAGCAAGTAAGACTCCCCCGCCTGCGTGAATAACGGGACTCTTTGCCTCGACTAATTTTTTAGCGATTTCCTTTGCTGCTGCGGGATCAAGTGCCGGCTTCATAGTTATATGACTGTCATTATAAGTGCGTGCAAATAAGTCCGACTCAATTTCGCGCGACCATATATCCATAGGCATGTCAATTAAAACGGGTCCGGGGCGGCCTGACTCAGCGAGCCTGAATGCTTTATCAAGAATATCGGGCAGTGCTTCGGGGTCGTCAACTCTCCAACAGCGTTTACAAACCGGCTCAAGCATTCTATATTGAGTCGCGTCTCCGTGCATATTGACTTCTTGATGAGGGTGCTTGCCGTAATAATAACTGGGAACATCTCCGGCAAAAATTACCATAGGAATCGAATCAAATGCGGCATTTGCTACACCGGTCAAAACGTTCGTAATTCCCGGGCCTAAGTGGCACATTACAACAGAAGCCTTGTGAGTTACCCGCGCATAACCGTCCGCAGCAGTTGAAGCTACAGCCTCATGACGATTTGATATATATTTAATTTTCTTGCTGCGTGAAAGTGCGTCAAGCATTCCAATTACAGTATGACCGCAAAGGCCAAATATATATTCTACTCCCCTGCGTTCGAGGTAATCGGTTATAAGCTCAGATACTAATTTTTTGCTCATACTGACAAATCCTCCTTATTAAAGATTAAAGATATAAAAATTTTCATGAAATTATGATATGTGAATAAAATATAACTCAAAAAAATTTTTAGTCAACGCGTTAAATACTTAGACTCTAAGTAAGAATATTTCTATTATATAATTTGCTAAATTTTTCACGAAAAGAAGGCGCATTAAATTGTCAAGTAAGAAATTTTTTATATTCTCGTTAATTGCTGCGTCACTGCTATTTGCGATTTTTCAGGAGGCTGCGGAGGGGGCGGCGGCACTATTCTACAACCTGATAATGATGACTCAGGCGAAAAAGTACAGACAGGCTCAGACCTCGAAAAATTTTTTATAAGCAATGACCATATTGCAATACTCAACGAAATTATTTCAGAGCAAAGTCTTAATCCCCCGCTTAAAGGTCAGAATATAGGCGGCAAAATTATTTTATTTACATCAGAATCAAATTTCACGGACACTGATATAAATTTATCTGACGCACTCAAGAACGGCTATACAATCGGGCTTATATATGCAAATGAATCACGAATTAATGAATGCTTGAGTCTACTCGGAGTCAATAATAAATATACAGCCCCTGCGAATCAAAATAATTCTAACGTAGAAATTTTTGCAATATCCCAGCGCGAAATTAGCGGACTTGACAAGACATTTATTTATACAACGCCTCATCTCAGCAATTTAACGAAAAATAGCAGCGATAACGAAGAACCCGAAGATCATGACTGTGTAAATATTAATATCAGCAATGACGAACAAATTACGAATCAAATCAGCGGGGATAAATCGGACATTTTGCCGCCTGAATTCACGCGTGAAGATTTCAACAGGAACAGGGTAAAAGATTTCTTGCAGTGGGTAGTAAGTCTTGATATATTGCCGGATAATAAATTCAATAGCAGCACGGAAGATTGAACGAACCTTGTAGCAGGCAAGAATTATCAATTTAGTTTCACTTATACGTCAAGCGGCGAATACAAATGGGACTATTACCCGAACCGGCCGAATTTATTAAATTATACTGTCTATTCTGTGCATTCATTTGCTGACGGGACGGACTATTATTTAATCAAGCTCAACAGCACAACAAATCCATCTAATCAATTTGCGGACGTAACTAACCGGGAAATTTGCGGAGATAACTACAAAAGTAATCATGTTTCAGGCTACACACGCCAGCTTTACTGGTCTCACAGTGTGAGTGACTCGGCACATAATGACGACGTTACAATTATTCAGCACAGCCCCGAAACTTTGAACTCTTCAAGGACTCATTCAGAAGGATTTACCCATAATTTTAGCGGGAGTATAGGCTTCAGCGGCACAAATGCAAGCGGGAGTTTTTCCGGCGGAGTAAGCTATTCAACTACTGACACTACGACAATTTATGACTATGTAGTTAATAATCGCTGCCTCGAAGATAATTTAAGCACTGCGAGATGGGCTTATGTATTCTCTTTGCCTGCTGACGGAGAAGATCATATAAATCTAACTGATGATTATCAGGAAGTAAACGCGACAACTGCATCAAGAACTACTCACACAGCCCATATAGATTGGATTTATGCAGTAAAGCCCGTTTACTGGGATACTCATAATAAACTCAATATAGGCGCAATGTATAGCTTTATGGACGGCAAGACTAACGGCAAACATTTCTGGATTCTCTGGTATCATCACAGCAGGGACGATTATTCATATGACTGGGTAAATAATGAATTTTTCTTGACGCTTGATAAGCCGCATCATATTGCAATAAATAACAGCGCAAATGTAAATCTCACAAAATCAGCAGGTCAGGGAACATTTAATTTATTATCCGATAAAAGCTGGGAGATAACAGCCGATCAAGACTGGATCACAAGTTTTAATTACACGAGCGGTGAAGGAACCGGCGACTCACCTGTTGCTATATTATATGACGTAGCAGAGAACACTACGGGAGTAATACGCAATGCAAATATAATCATCACAGCGAGCGACGGCGAAAAATGCACAGTTAAGATCAGTCAATCAGGAAATTAATTTATTATGCGGCTATAGTTATAAGCGTAATATCAGGAAATTATAGCCGCTTTCACTCATAAAAATTTATTTTTTCATGAATACAAAATTTGTATCTTGTGTATCTTCTCTAATTTCGTCAATGACTTCAAGCTCTGAGCCTCTCACTACATGGCCGGTATATCCCATATCATGAAGCAAATTAAATACTTCGCAAGCCTCATGACCGAGCGCCCGGCACCATTTACGCAAAATTTCAATAAATATAACCGGTGATTTATTGCGCAAAAATTTTTCTCCGCCCCTCAATACAAAGAGTTCTGAGCCTTCAACATCAATTTTTATGACATCAGGATAAATATTATTATAATCAACAAAATCATCAAGCCTGATAAAATTAGCTCTCTCTTTATGGCCTGTACCTCGTATATTTCTAAGAGACCCTGCGCCGCTTTCTGACTCGTTAAAATACATTTCCTGCGTACTCTCATGATCAGAGAATCCAAAATTATGAGCCGCAATATTAATACAAGAATTTAATGCAATATTACGCAAAAATTTCATATAAGTGTGATTAATGGGCTCAAACGAGAAAATTTCAGCATTCGGGTTAGTTTTGCCGCAAATTAAAGAATAATAGCCCGCATTTGCTCCGACATCAAAGAAAGTTTTACAAGTTTTTATGCTGTCTATCAACTTGCGCGAGTAATCCCCTTCAACATCATAGAAGCAAAGTGCTTGAGTACACGGCGAAGAAATATCATTTACATCAACGAACATTTTAATCGGGACTGAATCAAATTCGCATGTTATGCCCCCCCCCCCCTAGTCATATTTACTGATTTTACATCAGTATTTGCCATTAGATCGCCTATTTCAGCGAGCAGAGTCAAAGACTTGTGAATGCTTTCACGATAATCAGGTTTGCTGATACTGCCTGATAAATAACTTGCGCGTAAATCTCTTAGTGCCATAATAACGCCTCCATATAAATATTAAATTTTCCTGCTGTCTATTACGAGCTTGAATCCTTCTTTTGCGCTAATTTCAGGACTCCAGCCTAGACTCATTATTTTATGAATATCAGGCGGATAATCTGCTCGTTCAGGACTCAATCTGTAGCCTTTATCATTGCGGGATTTATATATGACCTGTAAATTTTTTTCCGGGTATAAATCAGCTAGAATATTTGCGAGTTCCCTAATTGAGAGCCATTGATTTATATTTGCGAGATTATAGGACTCTCCTGCTTGGCCGTCCAGTAAAACAAGAAACATTGCATTAACCGCGTCAGTGATATAACAAAATGCGCGTCTTGCTGCTCCGTCGCTGGTCATGATAATATTTTCGTTATTAATCACATTGCGCACAAACTCAGAGAAAGCCCGTTTATCTTGATCTATATCCATTGTAGGGCCGTAAGTGTGATAGATTCTTATTGATTTAGCCGGTATATTATATTCGCTGAAATAAGCATGACACAAAGCCTCCCCGCAGCGTTTTGACTCGCCGTAAGAATTCCCGTTGTCAAGAAAATTCATAGAGCCTATATTATTTTCGCTTGCTGATGAGTTTATAGACCCGTAGACGCTCCCGGAACTGAAAAAAA
Coding sequences within:
- a CDS encoding GDP-mannose 4,6-dehydratase gives rise to the protein MKILINGGCGFLGSNLASAGLERGYNITVLDNLSRYGSASNLEWLKSKPGNFTFIHGDTRNRNDVERVIKSGKFDAIFHLAGQVAMTTSISDPYKDFQVNTLGTLNVLDSIRLYSPDTVMIFSSTNKVYGDLEQYNYYENETRYICQEFPDGFNESVPLDFRSPYGCSEGAADQYMLDYHRIFGTKTIIFRHSSMYGGRQFATYDQGWVGWFCAKALERKKNPDSEPFTISGNGKQVRDILHAEDMINLYYTALENSEKISGQVFNIGGTMKQSLSLLELFAILESKLDVELQYTQLPPRISDQKIFVADISKIHNAIGWAPKITADNGIDKMLKWAEALI
- a CDS encoding glycosyltransferase family 2 protein, translating into MKKISVVIPCYNEFENVVPMSGAVTNILTSQLNNYDYEIIFIDNNSTDGTRGLLRQICSDNHKIKAIFNAKNFGDLNSPYHALMQTSGDCVILCACDFQDPVELIPEMVKSWEEGNKIIVMQKSHSKENKLMYFLRSCYYKFMKNFSDIQQIEHFTGFGLYDRSFIQVLRDLKDSAPFLRGIVAELGYKIKIIKYTQPKRRAGKSHHNFFTLYNVAMKGFTAYTKMGLRAATFMGFLTGFASLLIGIFYLVSKLIWWDTFNAGVAPILIGMFFLGAVVLIFLGLIGECVISINHRLMNRPLVIEEERINFDS
- a CDS encoding thiamine pyrophosphate-binding protein — translated: MSKKLVSELITDYLERRGVEYIFGLCGHTVIGMLDALSRSKKIKYISNRHEAVASTAADGYARVTHKASVVMCHLGPGITNVLTGVANAAFDSIPMVIFAGDVPSYYYGKHPHQEVNMHGDATQYRMLEPVCKRCWRVDDPEALPDILDKAFRLAESGRPGPVLIDMPMDIWSREIESDLFARTYNDSHITMKPALDPAAAKEIAKKLVEAKSPVIHAGGGVLLAQASNELAALAEFLDIPISRTLMGHGCVSDLHPLMIGQTGFWGLAHTHEFTLNADVILALGTRFAEADSSSWYQGVTFDPSVTKFLQIDIDPSEIGRNYPVEIGAVADLKLALAQILDEAKKICPNGIKREGLREKIAKAKEEFKASNVAISNDSRFPMTPQRILKDLKAALPEDALIFTDVGWNKNGVAQQYDITIPGTVHHSSGLATMGFGASAVLGGKIAAPDKICLALIGDGGFGVNPTCMATAVEQGIACTWLVMNNCAFGTIAGLENANYHTKFGTTFQTPNGEVYSPNWAEVAKGYGVESIRVNSADELAPALAKAVEANKAGRPFLVEAIMENIAVPTPGCWNINDIYTPNDLVKNGKLVKKDSDGKYIPPSHAKSHITK
- a CDS encoding FkbM family methyltransferase, giving the protein MFVDVNDISSPCTQALCFYDVEGDYSRKLIDSIKTCKTFFDVGANAGYYSLICGKTNPNAEIFSFEPINHTYMKFLRNIALNSCINIAAHNFGFSDHESTQEMYFNESESGAGSLRNIRGTGHKERANFIRLDDFVDYNNIYPDVIKIDVEGSELFVLRGGEKFLRNKSPVIFIEILRKWCRALGHEACEVFNLLHDMGYTGHVVRGSELEVIDEIREDTQDTNFVFMKK
- a CDS encoding BACON domain-containing protein → MHSFADGTDYYLIKLNSTTNPSNQFADVTNREICGDNYKSNHVSGYTRQLYWSHSVSDSAHNDDVTIIQHSPETLNSSRTHSEGFTHNFSGSIGFSGTNASGSFSGGVSYSTTDTTTIYDYVVNNRCLEDNLSTARWAYVFSLPADGEDHINLTDDYQEVNATTASRTTHTAHIDWIYAVKPVYWDTHNKLNIGAMYSFMDGKTNGKHFWILWYHHSRDDYSYDWVNNEFFLTLDKPHHIAINNSANVNLTKSAGQGTFNLLSDKSWEITADQDWITSFNYTSGEGTGDSPVAILYDVAENTTGVIRNANIIITASDGEKCTVKISQSGN
- a CDS encoding NAD-dependent epimerase/dehydratase family protein; this encodes MLRNFLDNQVIKSDMAKIYHSFKNPERLKDSSFYITGASGMLASYLTYFLIFLNECHNYGIKIFANVRDKTKALNRFGIYARKKYFNLILDDVNNNISINQRVDYIIHAASPASPQYYNQIPVEVILPNVIGTYNLLEYAKNFHVKSFLFFSSGSVYGSINSSASENNIGSMNFLDNGNSYGESKRCGEALCHAYFSEYNIPAKSIRIYHTYGPTMDIDQDKRAFSEFVRNVINNENIIMTSDGAARRAFCYITDAVNAMFLVLLDGQAGESYNLANINQWLSIRELANILADLYPEKNLQVIYKSRNDKGYRLSPERADYPPDIHKIMSLGWSPEISAKEGFKLVIDSRKI
- a CDS encoding aldehyde dehydrogenase family protein, coding for MAHHEVTPEEIAMLEEMVKKAKAAAAVIATYDQERVDHLCRAICAALYPLKVWGPICDEAVDETRLGDKVTKRNKRNKLKLILRDCLRQKSVGIIESNPEKGLVKYAKPVGVIATLVPTTNPCVTPAGQAIYAVKARDVLICSPHPRAKKVTCKTVNIIRGVLEREGAPADIIQAIEEPSITLTQELMKMVDMVIATGGRPMVRSAYSSGVPAYGSGAGNSTVIVDNTADTKERAYEAAMNTRISKCSDFGSGCSCDGNLIVHESVYDNFVEGLIKEGAYIPTWEQAEAIKKVMWDETGHRLPDTVAISAQALAEKAGFTIPADRKFIAVPNNGQKEGFTINNADDIKKCIGKEHFFSTEKLTTLLTLFKYGGEFQTALDIMQEIFDKAGGKGHSCGLYSFDDDHIHRLGMCAPVSRCMIRQPNNRGNAGSATNGMPPTNSMGCGTWGGNIVSENITLKHYMNTTWVARPILEDMPSLQALFGEFYQDGMDEE